The proteins below come from a single Microbulbifer sp. Q7 genomic window:
- the clpS gene encoding ATP-dependent Clp protease adapter ClpS: protein MGKSQIIKLHSNEGEDGDDYHFHGAGGDTALAEAKPRLKRPPMYKVVMLNDDYTPMEFVVEALELFFYVNRERATQLMLQVHTKGKAICGVYTRDIAETKAAQVNQFARDNEHPLLCEIEADEEDENGEEG, encoded by the coding sequence ATGGGAAAATCACAAATCATTAAACTACACTCCAACGAAGGTGAAGATGGTGATGACTACCATTTTCATGGCGCTGGAGGGGATACCGCGCTGGCGGAAGCGAAACCTCGCCTCAAGCGTCCGCCGATGTACAAGGTGGTCATGCTGAACGATGACTACACCCCGATGGAGTTTGTCGTAGAGGCTCTGGAACTGTTTTTCTACGTCAACCGGGAACGCGCCACTCAGTTGATGCTGCAGGTGCACACTAAGGGAAAAGCCATCTGTGGTGTCTATACTCGAGATATAGCGGAAACAAAGGCCGCGCAGGTGAATCAGTTTGCGCGGGACAACGAACATCCACTGCTTTGTGAAATCGAGGCAGACGAAGAAGACGAAAATGGCGAGGAGGGTTGA